The Terriglobus roseus region ATTAAGACAAAGCCAGGACGCTTGGGGATCATCAGCTTGTCGCCCTTGCGAACTTCAATGTCAGCGGGCGTATTCTCCCACTCGGAGATGTTGTTGCTGATGTGGAGAACAAGACGCCCGGTTGCAGGCTGACTTTTAAGGTTTGCGAGGATTTGATCCTGCTGTGCCTGCACCAACTGTAGTTGTGCTGCTCCATCGGCGGGGGTCACATTGGATGATGTACGCGCCGCAGAAGCACTGGTTTCAATTTGCCGTATTAGCTCTTGCCTGCTCTTCTCTTCCAAAACCTGCACATCCGGGCGTGTCATCACCGCGCCATCCGAATAGCTTGTTTCTAGAAAACCTCCAGCGCGCCTGAGAATGGAGCTGAGCCGTTCGCCTTGTCGAAAGCCGTAACTGCCGGGATGCGCAACTTCGCCGACCAGTTCGATCGAGGCACCAATATCATCCCAGCCTGTAAGGCGATGAACGTTCAGCGTGTCGCCGGGCTTCAAGGAAACATCCGCTCCGGCATCGTTACGCAGAACAGCATCTCCAATGCGCAAGCTGGTCTGTTCGTCCTGAACGCGTGTCGCTCCGACCATCGTGTAGCTTGAAAGATCGGCTGAGGTGAGCAATGCGCCGCGCGTGAAACCGCCTGCCATGCGGACTAGTTGTGCTGCGGTCATACCCTGCGAAAACGGATACGTTCCCGGACGCAGAACTTCTCCATCAATTGACACCTTGGGAGCGTCCGCATCGTAGCGGCCTTGTACGCGGATCGTATCCAATGGCTGCAACGCGGGATTGTCGTTTCCAATCATGGCATCCGCGACGTTGAACTCGATTGTCTCCACATGCAGATCTGGAGGCACGAGGCGAATGATTTCGCCGCGATCTGCCGGCTCAGGCAGCATGTCACGATACGACGGAAGAACATCATGAAGCCGCATACCGTCATGCCATGCGACACGTCCCGGATGAAGCACATGGCCTTCGCGATACACGACACGCTGACTGTATGCTTCGATCGGAATAACGTGAACAGCGTCACCATCCTGTACGAGAAAGTGTTCTATCGCGGCGCGCGTCTGGTCACTTGAGCTTCCTTCGTTCAAAGCCAGGTCGATCGTTTCTCTCTGCATGTTGGCCCGTACACGCTCGACCGTGAGGTGGGAAAGTTCTGCGGTGACCGTCGCGGAACCCGCATCCTCTAACAGGGATGACAGTGTTGTCTTGCCTTTCAGCTCATAGATAGCTGGCCGCTTCACCGCGCCGGACACAGCTACCTGGGGTCCCGCCGGAGGCACCAACAGCGTGTCACCGGACTGAAGGCGATCCTCACTCTGGGTTCCATGTAGCAGAAAATCGTAGAGGTCGATCTCTCCCAGCAGCAGTGTGCCGCGATAGTGCCGCAATACACGAAGCGATCCGACAGCCGTTGGCCCGCCAGCGGCATACAACGCGCTAATGACCGTAGACTGTGCGCTCAATTCGTAAGCGCCGGGTCGTTGTACATCTCCAACGACGTACACACGCACACTGCGGAGCTTTCCAAGAGAGAGCGACACTCGGACATCACGAAACTGGGGTCGCATCAGATTGGCGACAGTCTCCTGCGCCTGCCTGAGGCTCATACCTGCAACATGAGCCTGACCTGCATCCTGCAAACCCAGATTGCCATCGCGATCTACTGTGCGCGTCAGTGTCTGCGTAATGCTGCCCCACATCTGTATCGAGACACTGTCACCCGGGCCCAGTACATAGTTGTCATCAGCAGGCAATGAAGCCGTAGCTGGAGCGCCCATAGCACGAGCTGTCGCAAGATCACGACGAAGGAACACATCTGAGCCAAAGCGCTTCAGCGGACCATTACTGTCTGTCACCTGCGTATACAGGTCATGCAACGAACGAAGGTTATATGGCGTGGGCCGATTCAAAACACGCGGCTCTTTCGATGGTTCAGGCGTGTCTTTCTTGAGAGGAACAGGACGCTGGACTGTTCGATTAGGGATCTCGCGACTTGATAGTTCAGACTGACGTGAAGGTGGGACGGATGTATCCTCAGACTCCTCAATGGTGTCCACAGTGAAACCACGAGTCTGCAGAAATGTGCCGACATTCCTTCGGAAGTCCGCGTTCGTTGCGATACGACTGTATAGCTGTTCATCCGTAATGCTGTCGGGCGATATAGGCTGTCCCTGCTGTCCTGCAAAGTCACTCATCAACTGCTTCACTTCAATCAATGCATCGGGTGTGCTTTGCAAGAAGGAAATGATTGCCGTCGCGCTGGACGATGAATCACGCGAAGTCAATGCTGTTGTGTCGGGCGGATATTGAGAACCAGTGGGAATATCTGTAGTGAGACGCGGTTGTGAACTGGGGTTAGTCGTCTGGACATCCTGGGTTGCTGACGGGGGACCGTACAACAGAGGGCTTTCATCCCTTTGCTGTTGCTGCTGCCCTCTTGCTGAACCACAAAACATCAAAAGCGCAATTGCCAAAAGAAATGAGCTTCCACGGTTCCAGCGCCACGACTCGTAAAGGTAATGTAGGCCCTCTACCAAATGAAAACGTGCCCGGAAGAACAGAAACCATATCTGCAGGCGATATCGCAGATAGGTTTCGCGTAGCGGTTCCTGTTCTCTGGGGGCAATAATCACGGGCGGTAATGCGCGTGGAAGCAACGACTGGCGAACCGTGCGTCGCGAGGTTACGCTGGCCGCTTCAAGCTCGCGCTGTAACAATAAATAGTTCTTGCTGCCCGGAAACGTAGCGGCCGCCGCTCGTGCGCCGTATTCCTGCACCCATCGACGCACCCCACTCGACATCTGATCCGTAGTCCATGAACGCAAAGCATTGGGTGCGAAAGAACCTGTTGCGCTCTCTGCTACTGCAATTGCAACAGCCAGTCCCTGTACTGCACGTGGATGATCGTCAGCCGCATGCCTCACATCATCAAAGAAGTTTCGTTCATGCTCGCGAGCCACCGTGTGCCGGCGAAATTCCAATAGATGCGCTACGCGAAAGAATTCTGAATGAATGTGCTTGAATAGATGCAAACCTTGTCCTAGATAAAGATCAGCAGGATGTAACACGGGCATGTCCACATCCTGAAAGCGCTCCCAACGAATGCGAGGCAACAATGGATGCGCAGCATCACGAGCTTCTACATGTAGCTCAACGATGCGTGCGGCTATTGGCTGATATTGATCTCGCCAGCCCAGGACAGCGCTTTCATTTGCCTTAAATTCCCAGCTTCGGCCACTTACCGCGCGCAGATGATAACCACGTACTTCGAGAAGTTGCTTTGCTTGGAGAATGTCATCCTCAGCAACCAGAAAGTCCAGGTCTATCTGCGAACGCAACTCCATTCGCGGGACCGAAAGAGGCACCAAAGAAAAGCCTTTGAGCGTTGCGTAACAGACGTGTCCACGCTGAAACGCAGAATGTATGGCGCACGACTCTGTCGCCAACTCTTTCATGCGCTGCACATTGTCCCGAAGATTACGCTGCCAACGCGATTGAATCTCTGCCGGA contains the following coding sequences:
- a CDS encoding SLBB domain-containing protein: MQAPSQIDRDLSVSLAAERPGARRQTTDRPQSAVQQQRLALLNAICDPAKNMGTLLTWEPRRWKQHLRWLDVGGIALSLHDAMAQQGAETFLPAEIQSRWQRNLRDNVQRMKELATESCAIHSAFQRGHVCYATLKGFSLVPLSVPRMELRSQIDLDFLVAEDDILQAKQLLEVRGYHLRAVSGRSWEFKANESAVLGWRDQYQPIAARIVELHVEARDAAHPLLPRIRWERFQDVDMPVLHPADLYLGQGLHLFKHIHSEFFRVAHLLEFRRHTVAREHERNFFDDVRHAADDHPRAVQGLAVAIAVAESATGSFAPNALRSWTTDQMSSGVRRWVQEYGARAAAATFPGSKNYLLLQRELEAASVTSRRTVRQSLLPRALPPVIIAPREQEPLRETYLRYRLQIWFLFFRARFHLVEGLHYLYESWRWNRGSSFLLAIALLMFCGSARGQQQQQRDESPLLYGPPSATQDVQTTNPSSQPRLTTDIPTGSQYPPDTTALTSRDSSSSATAIISFLQSTPDALIEVKQLMSDFAGQQGQPISPDSITDEQLYSRIATNADFRRNVGTFLQTRGFTVDTIEESEDTSVPPSRQSELSSREIPNRTVQRPVPLKKDTPEPSKEPRVLNRPTPYNLRSLHDLYTQVTDSNGPLKRFGSDVFLRRDLATARAMGAPATASLPADDNYVLGPGDSVSIQMWGSITQTLTRTVDRDGNLGLQDAGQAHVAGMSLRQAQETVANLMRPQFRDVRVSLSLGKLRSVRVYVVGDVQRPGAYELSAQSTVISALYAAGGPTAVGSLRVLRHYRGTLLLGEIDLYDFLLHGTQSEDRLQSGDTLLVPPAGPQVAVSGAVKRPAIYELKGKTTLSSLLEDAGSATVTAELSHLTVERVRANMQRETIDLALNEGSSSDQTRAAIEHFLVQDGDAVHVIPIEAYSQRVVYREGHVLHPGRVAWHDGMRLHDVLPSYRDMLPEPADRGEIIRLVPPDLHVETIEFNVADAMIGNDNPALQPLDTIRVQGRYDADAPKVSIDGEVLRPGTYPFSQGMTAAQLVRMAGGFTRGALLTSADLSSYTMVGATRVQDEQTSLRIGDAVLRNDAGADVSLKPGDTLNVHRLTGWDDIGASIELVGEVAHPGSYGFRQGERLSSILRRAGGFLETSYSDGAVMTRPDVQVLEEKSRQELIRQIETSASAARTSSNVTPADGAAQLQLVQAQQDQILANLKSQPATGRLVLHISNNISEWENTPADIEVRKGDKLMIPKRPGFVLISGQVYNSSAIAFAPGKSAGWYLHRAGGTTQVANTKEIFVIRANGSVVGRNSGGGLFHDGVLETKLNPGDVVVVPQKIIGASLFWRNLLTVAQITSSIAITAAVAGVL